GACGGTCGGGATTGGTATCTCGCGCACCCGACGCCATGCGACGTTCGATGTCGGAGAACCGCTCGGGCATGCCGTCCAGTCGTTCCGTGACCACCCACAAGCCGATGCAGGTCGCAACGGTCGCTGCGACCAACTTTGCGGCAGTAGAAAAGCCGATGTCGGATCGCCGCGCGGGATTTTCGATGAACCGCCAGGCGGCGTAGCTGACAGCAAACGTAAGAGGCAACAGGGAGAGCCCTTCACCGGCCGTGAGTGCTTGTCCTTTTACGATTCTTCCAAAGTAGAGAACGGGCCAATGCCATAGATAGAGCGAATAGGACAGTTTTCCGATGAAGGCGAGCGGCCTGGAAGCCAGGACCGTTGAGACGAAACTTGGCCCGGAGCGGGCCGAATGCAGGATCAGGGCAGCTCCGAGACAGGGAAGCAGTGCCGTCTCGCCGGGGAATGTCGTTTTCTCTCCATAGAAGAGAACAGGAATTGCGATGAGAGCGAGCCCGGCGGCCGACGCTGTCTGACGCCTGCCGTCGTCACGAATGGCGCCGAAGGTTCCCGTCGCCAGCAGGCTTCCGACGAGGAGCTCCCAGAAGCGGCCGAACGGTAGGTAATAGGCGGCCGTCGGCCAATGCCGGACCATGACGACAGAGATTGCGAAGGAGACGACCATCGGGAGGATGACGATCCGCTGCCATGACCAGTTGGTTCGGGAGCGGGCGACGAAGAAATAGAGCGGCAGGAACAGATAGAACTGTTCTTCGACACCGAGAGACCAAGTGTGAAGCATCGGTCGCCAGGCGGTGCCCTCGTCGAAATACCCCGCCGCCTTGGCGAAACTGAAATTGGAGATCGACAGGCTGGCCTCGCCGATGCTCCGCATCAGCCGCTCGAAGGCTGGAGGCGTGAGAATTGCTGCACCGACCAAGGCTGTTACAAACATCATCGCGAAAAGAGCAGGCAAGATCCGCTTTGCTCGGCGAAGGTAGAAATCGGCCGCGGAGAACGTCTGTTGCTTCATCTCGCCGATGATGATCGTCGTGATCAGATATCCCGAGATGACGAAGAAGACATCAACGCCGACGAAGCCGCCCGGCAGGAAGGAAACGGCTGAATGAAAAAGGATCACCGATAGGACGGCGATGGCTCTGAGGCCGTCAATTTCTGCGCGGTATTTCATCGGTCAATCCTGCAAACTCATCCGACATAACTGAAAAGTCGTCGCATTTCCTCGTGCCAGGCAGCTGAAAATTGGGGAAAAGACGGCGGAGAGTTTTCTTATGTCCGGCCATTGCGTCAGCAAAAAGAATGCGACGCAGTCGTCGCGCCAGCGTGCGCAAGGACATTTCAGCGTTTGATCGTGCTCCTCGACAATAGTGGGCCTTCACGCGCTGTCTGCGTCCAGTCACCATGGGGTGCTATGGGCTCACCAACCCATGGGACCTGGGTAATGTTCCACTTCCAGGTATTTTCCGAAAAGTCGTGACGGCACCCAGCTGGATGCGGACTCGCTGTCGAAGGCCAGATGGTCGTGGCGTCTGTCGCCAGGCAACACCTGTTCGGACGCTGAACGAAGAAGGGCGATATCTCTTGCTATCTTCCTCGAAATTTGCCGGGAGGTTTGGTCGGAGCAGGCTGAAGCCTGCGCAACCTTGCTGTTGGTGCGCCGTAAAGAGCCGCCGATACATGCGCGTTTGCAGATGCCGGCCAACGATCAAGGCTATGGATTGCTCCAAAGACCTTCCTTGACATCGTAAGGCGCACAGGTTCGACCCTTGTCGCGCACCATTCGATCCTCTTGAAATACAAGGGGACTTCACCAAACGGCCGATTGAAGAGTTCTCTTCAAGGACGTGAGAAGGCTTGCCTTACGGCGCAAAACTGCGCCCTTGCCCAACACGGCTCACACAAGCCAGCCAAAAACCCATCAAATACTTTACTTCGTAAGCGTGGCGTCTTCAGATAGAGTTGATGCGGTTTGCAAGTTCGGCGTCTCAGGGATTGCTGCGATGAAAAACATCGTGAACGCATAAACTGAGAACAACGTCAGCACCGCGGTCAATCGAATCATTCAGTATCTCCTTATTCACACAGACAGCTTGACCCATATCGGGGTTTTCCAAAACTGTTTTCTGAACGGGAGATGAACAAAAACTTGTGACGGGGCATTTTAACGATATTTTTACAACACATTTTGAAGGTTTCTCGTCGTCCCGCGGGTGCTTATAAGCCGGAAGAAGCAGGGTTTGATGGTCGTGAAGGAGGTGCTGCTCCATTTGGGCTAATCCTGTGAATATCGAGAATCCACGCCGACGGCCTGGACTTTAGCAAGGAGAAATGTTTGCCTAGGAAGGCTGGCTGAGGGGCCGGCGGTTGGGGGCACGCGATGAATATCGAAGAACTGCTCGACATGCAGGAGCGCGGAATACGCGACCGGATCCTCGGCTATTCCTTAAGCGACAATCCGATGTCGCGACCGGAACTGATGCCGATCCGCGATGCTTCGGAGCTTGAAGTCTGGTACGCCCGCTACGATGCATGGCGCTTCGGTTGGTCCGTCGAAGACGCCAGCCGGCTCCACTGAATTCTTGAACGGGCGAAGGCTCCGCGCAAGCAAGAGAGAAGATACAGAGGGCGGCCGTCGTCGTTGACGGTCACGCTTCCCAGAACGGGCCGCTATCCCTGCAGCGGCCCGTTTTCTTTGAGCGCGGCAAATTTCGGACACAGAAACATGCGACCCCCGTCCGGTAAACCAGCATGACAGGATTCCTGAACAGATGAGACTGACAGTGATTGCAGCTGCGGCGCTTTCTGCCGCGGCTTTCGCCTCCGGCGCCAATGCCGCCTCCCAGAATTTCCCGGGCAGCGGCGTTTCGACACTCGCAGGCAAATGCGCAAAGCTCGTCGTTGGCAATGTGGATGCGACGAAGGGCTGCAAGGGCGAACTCGCCAGCGTGGGACTGCCGAACGGCCAGGTGACCTTCATCTTCACCTCAGGCGGCAAGATGCTTGGCTTTCAGGGCGATGGCACCGCGATCAAACCGGCATCCAACGACAATGCCAGGATTCCGCTCAAGATGGTGACAACCGGCGTCGGCGAGAAGATGACGGGCCAGGTCAAGGTGGCAGGCACCTGCACATTCGGCAACCCTTACGGCGGCAAGCCGGTCGTGATCGAATGCTCCGCGCAAAGCAAGGATACCACCTTTACCGGCAGCTTCCGCACCAGCGGCAAGGCTCCGAAGCAAAAATAGACCTCAGGTGCACCACCCGCCGGCGGCGCCAGGCTTGCGGGCAAGACCCTCGGTAACCAGTTGAGTGCCCAAGGAGCGGCCGCCGCGCGAAATCACGTGTGGTGCACCGGTACTGGCGGGTTTGCCGGCAGCGTTCATGACGAAGGGTCCGGCATTCAGAAATTTGAGCAGCCTCGATTTTGCGGCAAAGCCGATCCTCCGCTCGCCTTCGCAACGCGCGGCGCCGACATCCGGCACGACCATATCCGCAACCAGGATCTTCTCGCCCTTGTACCAGAATATCCCACCGTCTCCGACGCAGTTCACATGTGCGCCCTGCCCGCAATAGCCGAAGGCGGCGCGGGCGCTTTGCGGGCCGGCGGTCGATCTCGCCGTTGAGGAGAGCTTCACAGGCTCCGCGGCAGGAACAGGAACGGCTTCGGGCGGCACGGCAAGCTGCGGCGGTGAAGCGGCTGCCTGCTTTGGCACACTCCTGGCGACGACCGCTTTCGGCGCATCTGCCTTGATTGCAGCGGTAATCGCGGCTTTATCGAGCGCCCGTGAGGCAAGAATCGGGCGCACGCTCTTCCAGTTGTCGTAAAGCGCGATACTGCCTACGGCAACGACACCGGCGAAGAGCCAGGGCAAGGCTCCACCATGGCCCCTGCCCTTCGATTTTGCGGATGATTTGCGGCGGCCGCCGCGAGCTGCAGTTCTTGCCATCTGGTCCTAATCCCGTGTTGGGGCGATTATCGCCTCCCAATCCTTTCCGAAAGGTTGGCATGGAGCCTCAACGTCGAAACGGACGAACAAAGAGCCGCAGAAGACGTTAGCCCCGCGAAGAAATGTTCACCCGAAGGAGCGCCTTCTCCATGGAAATGGTCTTTTCCGACATGTTCCCTGAATCCCGTATTCAATACCCGGTGATTTTTGCCCGGCTCATCGGCGCAATTATACTGGGCGGCATCATCGGCTTCGAACGCGAGGCGCAAAACCATGCGGCCGGTCTGCGGACCCATATTCTGGTGAGTCTGGCTGCAGCTCTTTTCGGCATCATTTCCATCGAGTCCGTGCATATGCCGGGCTTTGCCGACGATCAGCAGGTCCGCATCGACCCGTTGCGCGTCATCGAGGCCGTGACGGCGGGTGTCGCGTTTCTCGCCGCAGGCATGATCGTCTTTTCCAGAGGCAGGGTGATGGGTCTGACGACGGGAGCAGGCATGTGGCTGTCAGGTGCGATCGGCCTTGCCATGGGGTTCGGCTACTGGCCGGTCGCCTTCTTCGCGACGGCGGCAGCAGTCTGCGTCCTCTTTGCTCTTGGAAAAATGGAGGAGCGCCTGGAGCGAGATCCCGCAAAGCACCTGCCGCCGAAAGACGGTGCCAAACCATAAAAAACGCCCGGCATGCCGGGCGCGCATTATCGGCTATGAGAATGAGCCAGTCTTTGCTCTTGAACTGTCCTTGCCGCCAGGAGCGCCCGCCTCGCTATGAGCGTTATTCCCGAATTCGCGCTTGTGGAAGTCAATGCCGTTCTCGCAGGCCTGTTTGAGGGCCTGCCATTCGTTTTCATGTTTCAAATAAATGTCCTGCGGCACGAGATCAGTCGTCATGGAACCCTCACAGTTTCGTCCGGGCCTTAAATGCAAAAGCCCCGACGTCGGTTCCCGCGCCCGTCATAAAAATCTACGTACTCCGTTTGCCGCCTTTGGACGCTGCAAGGTCTGGACCGCCTTTTGAGAGATCGCCGCCTGTGACATGGGCCGGAACATGAATGTCGTCCATCGGCGTCTGCGGCAGCGTCAGATCGACATGGTGCGGCGGCAGCACCTGCACCTTCTGCATGCGGTTCGGCTTTGCCCGCTTCATGCGGTCTGTCGCATCCGCACGCTTGTCGGCGGGATGGTTCGACGTGTGCATTTCTTGGTCCCTCCTTATTTATCGCGTCGGCAATAAAGTTTCATTGCCTCAACCAGAGCTTAACGGGCGGGCAACTGCATGGTTCCACACAAAAGCTTCGGCGCAGACCGCAGCCTCCTTGACTGACGCCACAGGTTGACTACGTAGGAGCCTGATCCGCAGCCAAAACGATGCGCATGGTTGCCCCCCGTGCAAAAGCATCGGCTGCCGGACAAACACTGGTGCCGGGCCCCTCTGGCGAGAGTTTTTTCGGCGCTCTCGTGATGTCGGTACCGCCTGCAAATAGCCGGCGGATTTTCACTCGATGAAAAAGCTCACAATGCCTCACGCGCATATCCCTTGCGATGTGCCGCGTTCTTCCATCACATCATCCTTCAAAAGCAATGTCCGCATCAACGAGGTGCGGCCATGAAGCAACCCATCAGCCATAAATCCACGCTCGGCTATTTCCGCTGGGCCTTCGTCATAACGGCCGTCGGACTGATGCTCGGCGCTTTGCTGGGCTGGCAGTCCACCGGCACGATCAGCGGCATGGCGACCATCTTCTTCATCTGCACGGTTCTGGCCGTGCTGGAGATTTCCCTGTCCTTCGACAACGCGATCGTAAACGCCAACAAGCTCAAGGAAATGACGCCTGCCTGGCAGCACCGGTTCCTCACTTGGGGCATTATCATTGCCGTCTTCGGCATGCGCATCGTCTTCCCGCTGGCAATCGTGGCGATTGCCGCAAGGATCGGCCCGATCGATGCCATCATCCTCGCCGCACGGCAACCGGCCGAATATGCGCGCATCATGAACGAAGCCCATCTGCCAATCGCAGCCTTCGGCGGGACCTTTCTTCTGATGGTCGGCCTTTCTTACTTCTTCGACCCTGAGAAGGATGTCCATTGGATCGTCTCCGTTGAAAAACTGATGTCGCGGGGTGCGACGGTCAAAGGCATCGAGATCGCCTTCGTCCTCGCATTGATCCTCACTTTTGCATCACTGATTGAAGGCCAGGAATCGACGACCTTCGTCTACAGCGCGATCTACGGTCTGCTCACATTTCTGGTGGTCGAAGTGATCGGCGCACTGCTGGACGCCTCGCAAAAGGCCATGGCAGAAGCGGCACGCGGTGGCCTCGGCGCATTCATCTATCTTGAGGTTCTGGATGCAAGCTTCTCGTTCGACGGCGTCATTGGCGCGTTTGCGCTGACGCAGAACCTTTTCATTATCGCCATCGGTCTGGGCATCGGCGCGATGTATGTACGCTCGATGACGATCATGCTCGTCGAAAACGGGACGCTGACGCATTACCGCTACCTCGAGCACGGCGCGTTTTATGCAATCCTGATCCTTGCGATCATCATGTACGTCCAGACCCTCTTCCACATTCCGGAAGTCGTCACCGGTCTCGGCGGTGCAGCGCTTATCGGTGTCTCGCTGTGGTCCTCGATCCGTCATAACAAGCGCAAGGAAGCCCGCGCGAAGGCGCAAGCAAAGGCACAGGCCGAAGTCCATTCACCTGCCCGCGAGCGGCTGGAGGCCTGACATCGTCAAAGCCGCAGCCTTTACAGGCGTTGCGGCCTGGCACAAAAAATAAAGCCCGCGACCAACCGGTTGCGGGCTGTTTCATGGGTGATTTATCAGCGGATTAACGGCCGATATGATCGAAGGCATCCGGCGCGATACCGAGAACCTTGAGGTCTCGGGGCTTCGGACGGCGACCCGCTTCGAATGCAGCGCTTACAGCATTTGCAGCGCCGATGACAGCGAAGGCACGGCCGAAGAAACCTTCCCGAATGGACTTGCTGTAGGAGGACATTGTCTTTCTCGCTTTGGCTTCATTATTGACGCCTCATATATGATGCGCTGCAGCATTCTCCACAAGTGACGGGATTTCAGGCCAGCCATGCAAAAACAGGCGGCCGGCCCATGTTTGGGCCGGCCGCAAGAAAGCGCCCGAGGAGTATTTTTCTTGCTCAGTCTTCGCTTGCAGCAAGTTGCGAAAGAACTTCGCCGCGGCCGCGTATTCTCAAGATCAACGGGATGATGAAGGCGGCAGCCGCAACGAGCAGCAACCCGGCTGCGATTGGCGAGGTGACAAGCGTCGTCACATCGCCCTGGCTGATGGCGAGCGCCCGGCGAAGCTGCTGTTCGGCAAGCGGGCCGAGAATCAAGCCGACGACCACCGGGGCGATCGGATAGCCGAAAAGCCGCATGATATAGCCAAGGACGCCGAAGGCGAGCAGCATGCCGAGCTCGAATACGGAGGGATTGGCGCCGATGGTACCAAGCGTGGCAAACAGCAGGATGCCGGCATAAAGCCAGGGCTTGGGGATCGTCAGCAGGCGGACCCAAAGCCCGATCAGCGGCAGGTTCAGAACCAGCAGCATGGCATTGGCGATGAGCAGGCTGGCAATCAGGCCCCAGACGAGCTGCGGATTGTTCGCAAACAGCAGCGGACCGGGTTGCAGGCCGTATTGCTGGAAGCCGGCGAGCATGATCGCCGCCGTCGCCGTCGTCGGCAGGCCGAGCGTCAGGAGCGGCACCAGCGTACCGGCTGCCGATGCGTTGTTGGCCGCCTCCGGACCCGCGACGCCTTCGATCGCACCGTGCCCGAATTCTTCCGGGTTCTTCGCCAGGCGTTTTTCGGTCGCGTAAGAAAGAAACGTGCCGATTTCAGCACCGCCAGCCGGCATTGCACCGATCGGGAAGCCGATCAGCGTACCACGCAGCCATGCCTTCCATGAGCGGCCCCAGTCCTGCGCCGTCATCCAAAGAGAACCCTTGACCGCTTCGACCTTGTCCTCGCCGCGATTGGCTTGAGCGGCGATATAAAGCGTCTCGCCGATCGCGA
Above is a window of Rhizobium etli 8C-3 DNA encoding:
- a CDS encoding DUF475 domain-containing protein, whose product is MKQPISHKSTLGYFRWAFVITAVGLMLGALLGWQSTGTISGMATIFFICTVLAVLEISLSFDNAIVNANKLKEMTPAWQHRFLTWGIIIAVFGMRIVFPLAIVAIAARIGPIDAIILAARQPAEYARIMNEAHLPIAAFGGTFLLMVGLSYFFDPEKDVHWIVSVEKLMSRGATVKGIEIAFVLALILTFASLIEGQESTTFVYSAIYGLLTFLVVEVIGALLDASQKAMAEAARGGLGAFIYLEVLDASFSFDGVIGAFALTQNLFIIAIGLGIGAMYVRSMTIMLVENGTLTHYRYLEHGAFYAILILAIIMYVQTLFHIPEVVTGLGGAALIGVSLWSSIRHNKRKEARAKAQAKAQAEVHSPARERLEA
- a CDS encoding CrpP-related protein, which codes for MNIEELLDMQERGIRDRILGYSLSDNPMSRPELMPIRDASELEVWYARYDAWRFGWSVEDASRLH
- a CDS encoding tripartite tricarboxylate transporter permease, with the translated sequence MSTFEFLFQGILVAMQPMNLLYAFVGVTLGTAVGVLPGIGPALTVALLLPVTYKLDPAGSLIMFAGIYYGGMYGGSTTSILLNTPGESASIVTALEGNKMARAGRGGPALATAAIGSFVAGLIATLGLAFIAPYIVKLALIFGPREYFALMVLAFVTVSSAFGDSALRGLTSLFVGFALAMVGIDQQTGQARLSFGIPDLLDGIEVTTLAVAMFAIGETLYIAAQANRGEDKVEAVKGSLWMTAQDWGRSWKAWLRGTLIGFPIGAMPAGGAEIGTFLSYATEKRLAKNPEEFGHGAIEGVAGPEAANNASAAGTLVPLLTLGLPTTATAAIMLAGFQQYGLQPGPLLFANNPQLVWGLIASLLIANAMLLVLNLPLIGLWVRLLTIPKPWLYAGILLFATLGTIGANPSVFELGMLLAFGVLGYIMRLFGYPIAPVVVGLILGPLAEQQLRRALAISQGDVTTLVTSPIAAGLLLVAAAAFIIPLILRIRGRGEVLSQLAASED
- a CDS encoding acyltransferase family protein, translating into MKYRAEIDGLRAIAVLSVILFHSAVSFLPGGFVGVDVFFVISGYLITTIIIGEMKQQTFSAADFYLRRAKRILPALFAMMFVTALVGAAILTPPAFERLMRSIGEASLSISNFSFAKAAGYFDEGTAWRPMLHTWSLGVEEQFYLFLPLYFFVARSRTNWSWQRIVILPMVVSFAISVVMVRHWPTAAYYLPFGRFWELLVGSLLATGTFGAIRDDGRRQTASAAGLALIAIPVLFYGEKTTFPGETALLPCLGAALILHSARSGPSFVSTVLASRPLAFIGKLSYSLYLWHWPVLYFGRIVKGQALTAGEGLSLLPLTFAVSYAAWRFIENPARRSDIGFSTAAKLVAATVATCIGLWVVTERLDGMPERFSDIERRMASGARDTNPDRRACDAPSLERLRAGTPCILGADKVPGVALMGDSIADALAPGVVAAAKQAQQSVMILTKEGCRPIIRSRSDSTSCQRFLVEAEQLLKEEKTIHTVIIVARWANIASGYRYGAPILVPPSMKHPDDEAKLSRLAAALSDQFAHLDRKRIIVVGFVPEQSIYVPQTVLVRHRLGQPLPSGVSREVFEERQKIVRRLFSRPDFAKVTLIDATPFFCNEETCPVQDHGIPAFVDDNHPSRSKALSVSAMFAPAFVSRGML
- a CDS encoding MgtC/SapB family protein, which encodes MEMVFSDMFPESRIQYPVIFARLIGAIILGGIIGFEREAQNHAAGLRTHILVSLAAALFGIISIESVHMPGFADDQQVRIDPLRVIEAVTAGVAFLAAGMIVFSRGRVMGLTTGAGMWLSGAIGLAMGFGYWPVAFFATAAAVCVLFALGKMEERLERDPAKHLPPKDGAKP